The Mercenaria mercenaria strain notata chromosome 1, MADL_Memer_1, whole genome shotgun sequence nucleotide sequence GGATTTCGCACACTTGTCCGCACTTTCTTTACCCCTAGCAATCTGCACAACTCTTGAAAGACTTTGCTCTCATATGTCCGGCCTTGGTCACTCAGGATTGATACTGGACATCCCCACCTACAAACAAATTCATTAACAATTTTGTTAGCACAAGTTTCGGCGGTCTGGTCTGGGACCGCAATTACCTCGACAAACTTTGAAAAATGATCAGTAAGCACTAGGATATAACGGTTTCCTCTAGGGGTTATGGGAAAAGGGCCTAAGTAATCAGTCGCTAACACATCCCATGGGGCACCAGTCCTAACTGATCCCATAGCAGCTCTGGGGGGTTTAGGTGGTTTCTTATCCCTAGCACAAATGTCACACTGACGGATAAACAGTTTTACATCTTCTCTTAGATTGAACCAGTAAAACCTTTGGAGAATTTTAGCCTTAGTTTTCTTTGTTCCCATCAGACCAGCCAATAGTCCTCCATGCATAGACTGTAGTATCTCTCTTTTCACCTTTTCTGGTACAATTACTTGTCCATAAGTTCCTGACCTATCTCTCTTTATGAATTCCTTCAAAAGCACACCATCTGCTACTTTCAGCTGGTCCCACAACAGAAGGTAATGTCTACAACATGGGCTCATAGTGTCTGTCCGTTCCTTCGCAGGTTTTTTACCCTCCTCCTTGGCCTCGAGAACTGGCTTTATGTCTGAATCTTCAAGCTGTCTCGCTCTCAGCTCTGCTGTTGTTTTCCCTGCTCCTACCATTGTCCAGTCTGTGGACTCACTGCTTGTGCCAGCTCTAGGTTCATCAGTGTTGACCTCCCTCACCTGACTTGAGGCTACTTCTGATTTTCTTGCACAGGATAAAGCTTCACTGTTTTCCTCACCACTGCTGTCCACGTTGTTTTCCTGTGAGTCCTCACCTTTCCTCCAGTTAAGTACCATAATCTCGGCTCGACGTCTACATTTATTATAATGACCACACTTCAGCGGCTCGCTCATATAAACTTCGCTATAATCACAATCCCTCGGACTGTCGCACCTAGATAATGCATCGCAGTGAGGCTGCAGTTTACCTGGCCGGTACTCAATTGAGAAGTTGAAAGATGCCAGGATTTCTATCCAGCGGGCTATTTTCCCGTTTGGCTCTTTCAGCCAAATAAGGGCTTGATGGTCACTCCTCACGGTGAATTTCCGCCCAAGAAGGTACTGCCTGAAGTACTGCGTAAAGTATACAATTGCAAGTAGCTCGCGCTCGGTCATACAGTAATTGCGTTCGGCTTTGTTTAACGATCTACTGGCATAAGCTATTACCCtctcttgatcagactgcacttgtGAAAGTACACCCCCTATCCCAGTACCTGAAGCGTCTACATCTAAATAGAACTCGCCACCTTCGTTGAGGGGAAATCCCATCACATCTGCGTCTGTTCGCTTCTTCTTTAATGTCATAAATGCTTTCTCACACTCCTCAGTCCAAGCAAAACAGGCATCTTTTTTGGTCAACTCAATAAGCGGTCGTGCAACTTTTGCAAAGTCCCTGATATAGCGCCTATAGTACGAACCAGTGGCTACAATCTGTTTAATTTGCTTTGGTGTTGTAGGCCTTGGCCATTCGGCAATCTTTGCTATGTTAGTAGGGTCCGGTCGTATACCCTCTTTAGACACTACATGCCCCAAGAAAACTACTTCCGTTTGAAGCATATGACATTTGTCTGGTAGTAACTTCATATCAGCCTGTTTTATCCTATCAAGTACCTCGTCAACTCTCTGTATATGTTCTGAAAAGTCTGCTCCAAATACAATTATATCGTCGATATAGACTAGGCACGTTTGCCACTGCAAACCCTGCAATACTAATTCCATCGTTTTCTGGAACGTGCTGCTGCTATTGCTGAGACCAAATGGTATCCGTTTCATGTCAAAGAGGCCGTATTTACAGGTAAAGGCACTTTTCGGAATATCTTCTTTCTTTAAGGGGATCTGGAAGTATCCACTTGTTAAATCGAACGAGCTGAACAGGCTTACACCTGCAACAGCGTCTAGACAGTCCTGTACCCTTGAGAGTGGGAACCCTTCTGGTTTTCACAAGCGCGTTGACCTTCCTATAATCGACACAGGGCCTTACTGCTCCCGACTTTTTACGAACAAACACAATGGGGCTGGCCCACGGGGAGGTACTTTTTTGTATTACATCTTTTTTAACAGATCATCTATAGCTGCTTTTTCTTCTGAGGCAAACGCAAGCGGGACGCGTCTCGGTCTTTGCTTAATGGGTGTGGCATAGCCGGTGTCAATTGGGTGTTCAGCTAGGTTTGTGAGTCCGATGTCCCACTCATTCTTTGAAAAGGTATCACTGTACTTATTAAGCAATGTCATCCTCCCCCACATTCTTAACCTCTTTCCTTTGAGTTCCTATTCGCCTAACCCTACATAAGTTTTCATGTTCTCCCTCGTATTCTTGCTCGGCCACCACACTCACGATCTTCTCTATTTGTTCAGCCCCTCCTAT carries:
- the LOC123522917 gene encoding uncharacterized protein LOC123522917, coding for MEDKRSDNAEEGVKERKRLSDGVYVKGKVEGVELLFTADTGAARSVLSSRIYRKIEESQRPKLAKCGSLRGANGSPIAELGKAEFSITVGSYEMVHEVVVADIEDDALLGFNILRGSEKGPADLLLSKGMIVLDGVEIPCLQVGRAEALVDVYVEREKVDDFDKYAEYLVEPSENFRQRYQLVMASSLVDINKGPTCKVRELNPFPTEVRLHQNAHIGGAEQIEKINEWDIGLTNLAEHPIDTGYATPIKQRPRRVPLAFASEEKAAIDDLLKKMVQDCLDAVAGVSLFSSFDLTSGYFQIPLKKEDIPKSAFTCKYGLFDMKRIPFGLSNSSSTFQKTMELVLQGLQWQTCLVYIDDIIVFGADFSEHIQRVDEVLDRIKQADMKLLPDKCHMLQTEVVFLGHVVSKEGIRPDPTNIAKIAEWPRPTTPKQIKQIVATGSYYRRYIRDFAKVARPLIELTKKDACFAWTEECEKAFMTLKKKRTDADVMGFPLNEGGEFYLDVDASGTGIGGVLSQVQSDQERVIAYASRSLNKAERNYCMTERELLAIVYFTQYFRQYLLGRKFTVRSDHQALIWLKEPNGKIARWIEILASFNFSIEYRPGKLQPHCDALSRCDSPRDCDYSEVYMSEPLKCGHYNKCRRRAEIMVLNWRKGEDSQENNVDSSGEENSEALSCARKSEVASSQVREVNTDEPRAGTSSESTDWTMVGAGKTTAELRARQLEDSDIKPVLEAKEEGKKPAKERTDTMSPCCRHYLLLWDQLKVADGVLLKEFIKRDRSGTYGQVIVPEKVKREILQSMHGGLLAGLMGTKKTKAKILQRFYWFNLREDVKLFIRQCDICARDKKPPKPPRAAMGSVRTGAPWDVLATDYLGPFPITPRGNRYILVLTDHFSKFVEVIAVPDQTAETCANKIVNEFVCRWGCPVSILSDQGRTYESKVFQELCRLLGVKKVRTSVRNPRCNGQVERFNRTLVRMIRAYLLGVQEDWDLNLGCLAGAYRVTSNESTKLTPNLLTMGREVRLPAELVFGSTTNKSEVPVTSYGDYVDGIRSKMNHAHDIARKHRSQLHEARRYMTKGCW